A section of the Vanessa tameamea isolate UH-Manoa-2023 chromosome 29, ilVanTame1 primary haplotype, whole genome shotgun sequence genome encodes:
- the LOC113395900 gene encoding zinc finger protein 59-like isoform X13 has product MASKTTEWRPGPTVCRCCLTEGCYKDISTEYFWMGKREVYAEMLSETFDLSIAYSQSGGPNSHSRLICEPCISRLRDAADFKRQVQECERTFMQYLDPGSSLAELEVGVDLDKEVKVERVKEEKEQSDDDEFDDRPDFGDDDDYDDLDDQPLTKLASKVPKKESVDVLDLIDNAKVTVKRKSSSKTKVTPAKKAKTKKDIATSSKEKPEPRKKKEVDWLVTARLNAKLVLRYSTAYPFRIPSNSMVCVYCCEQYDDPKQYRLHVKQEHDDFNVDTAFAHSSNNYSEYLKVDCLDLACRICMEPCDTISSMAQHLVEDHGKDINLKIEVGMQMFKLGPEKWVCALCSLKLPSLRELSRHTSCHYHKYTCDACGKSYINKENLTRHMQFSHSEYKICLKCKKSFASCEERRVHVLSSERCWPQSCNICGKRFISRKLKTEHLAEVHGQKPKNYKCPDCGKVFDKWHPYRAHFILSHTDDNFSCSFCGLKFDTKRALLEHKVIHTKEKSFSCNICSKSFARKKNLIQHSWIHSEFKRFQCNICSKQFNQRVSWKTHMKSYHPELVNL; this is encoded by the exons ATGGCATCAAAAACTACGGAATGGCGACCGGGGCCTACTGTGTGCCGATGTTGTCTTACTGAAGGATGCTACAAAGACATTTCAACCGAATATTTTTGGATGGGCAAGAGAGAAGTGTATGCTGAGATGTTGTCTGAAACATTTGATTTAAGT ATCGCGTATTCGCAATCTGGTGGGCCGAACAGCCACAGTCGACTCATATGCGAGCCGTGTATATCGAGGCTACGTGATGCGGCGGATTTCAAGAGGCAGGTCCAGGAGTGCGAGCGTACTTTCATGCAATATCTAGACCCGGGTAGCTCACTGGCGGAGTTGGAAG TGGGAGTAGACCTCGACAAGGAGGTGAAAGTGGAGCGAGTTAAGGAGGAGAAGGAACAGAGCGATGATGATGAATTTGACGACCGGCCCGATTTTGGTGATGACGACGATTATGATGACC TTGACGACCAGCCTTTAACGAAATTGGCGAGCAAAGTACCGAAGAAGGAATCGGTCGATGTCCTGGACTTGATCGATAACGCTAAAGTTACTGTTAAGAGGAAATCTTCGTCTAAGACGAAAGTAACGCCCGCGAAGAAGGCTAAGACGAAAAAGGATATCGCGACGTCGAGTAAAGAGAAGCCCGAGCCGAGGAAGAAGAAAG AGGTGGATTGGTTAGTCACCGCGCGTCTCAACGCTAAACTAGTTTTGAGATACTCAACCGCGTATCCGTTTAGGATACCCAGTAATTCCATGGTTTGCGTCTACTGCTGCGAACAATACGATGATCCGAAGCAGTACAGGCTGCACGTGAAACAGGAACACGATGATTTCAACGTGGACACAGCATTCGCTCATTCGTCGAACAATTACTCTGAATACCTTAAAGTCGACTGTTTAGATCTAGCTTGTCGGATTTGCATGGAGCCCTGTGATACTATCTCGTCCATGGCCCAGCACCTAGTCGAAGACCACGGTAAAGACATTAATTTAAAGATCGAAGTAGGAATGCAAATGTTCAAATTGGGACCGGAGAAATGGGTATGTGCCTTGTGCAGTTTGAAACTGCCGAGCCTTCGCGAGCTCAGTCGCCACACGAGCTGTCACTACCACAAGTACACGTGCGATGCGTGCGGTAAATCGTACATAAATAAGGAGAACCTGACTCGGCACATGCAGTTCAGCCACAGCGAGTACAAGATCTGTCTGAAGTGTAAGAAGTCGTTCGCGAGCTGCGAGGAGAGACGCGTGCACGTTCTATCGTCCGAACGCTGCTGGCCTCAGAGTTGTAATATCTGCGGGAAGAGATTCATATCGAGGAAATTGAAAACGGAACATCTGGCTGAAGTTCACGGTCAGAAACCGAAGAATTACAAGTGTCCGGATTGTGGGAAAGTTTTCGATAAATGGCATCCGTACCGGGCCCACTTCATACTGTCTCACACGGATGATAATTTCTCCTGTTCGTTTTGCGGCTTGAAGTTCGATACGAAACGGGCTCTGTTGGAACATAAAGTGATCCATACGAAGGAGAAGTCGTTTTCGTGTAATATTTGTTCGAAATCGTTTGCGCGCAAGAAGAACCTGATACAGCACAGCTGGATCCACAGCGAATTTAAGCGGTTCCAGTGTAATATATGCAGTAAACAGTTCAACCAGCGTGTCAGCTGGAAAACCCATATGAAATCCTATCACCCGGAGTTGGTGAACTTGTGA
- the LOC113395900 gene encoding zinc finger protein 12-like isoform X17 has protein sequence MASKTTEWRPGPTVCRCCLTEGCYKDISTEYFWMGKREVYAEMLSETFDLSIAYSQSGGPNSHSRLICEPCISRLRDAADFKRQVQECERTFMQYLDPGSSLAELEVGVDLDKEVKVERVKEEKEQSDDDEFDDRPDFGDDDDYDDLDDQPLTKLASKVPKKESVDVLDLIDNAKVTVKRKSSSKTKVTPAKKAKTKKDIATSSKEKPEPRKKKEEWSDPARGNAGTIIKCTTAYPFRVNDKCIVCVYCQELYDDPDVFRSHMDEEHHTFNIKVAFHNLPKLEFIKADLTDLKCRLCSQQFESLETIAEHLKQVHNEAIDSNARLGVMPYVLRRDAFNCVVCGKSCPSLFHLNRHTITHFLSYVCHFCGKSYVATTGLLRHVRSKHQEYKVSCRRCGKVFPNMEAKEKHRRTEKSCMAYCCSKCPERFHDWKIRKRHMETEHGQSKRIDRCADCNITFSKGSAYYQHFKLKHSKDCVICKHCGMKFICRSRYKRHLSTHVSYTS, from the exons ATGGCATCAAAAACTACGGAATGGCGACCGGGGCCTACTGTGTGCCGATGTTGTCTTACTGAAGGATGCTACAAAGACATTTCAACCGAATATTTTTGGATGGGCAAGAGAGAAGTGTATGCTGAGATGTTGTCTGAAACATTTGATTTAAGT ATCGCGTATTCGCAATCTGGTGGGCCGAACAGCCACAGTCGACTCATATGCGAGCCGTGTATATCGAGGCTACGTGATGCGGCGGATTTCAAGAGGCAGGTCCAGGAGTGCGAGCGTACTTTCATGCAATATCTAGACCCGGGTAGCTCACTGGCGGAGTTGGAAG TGGGAGTAGACCTCGACAAGGAGGTGAAAGTGGAGCGAGTTAAGGAGGAGAAGGAACAGAGCGATGATGATGAATTTGACGACCGGCCCGATTTTGGTGATGACGACGATTATGATGACC TTGACGACCAGCCTTTAACGAAATTGGCGAGCAAAGTACCGAAGAAGGAATCGGTCGATGTCCTGGACTTGATCGATAACGCTAAAGTTACTGTTAAGAGGAAATCTTCGTCTAAGACGAAAGTAACGCCCGCGAAGAAGGCTAAGACGAAAAAGGATATCGCGACGTCGAGTAAAGAGAAGCCCGAGCCGAGGAAGAAGAAAG aggAATGGTCCGATCCTGCGCGGGGTAACGCCGGGACGATCATAAAATGTACGACCGCGTACCCCTTCAGAGTAAACGATAAGTGCATAGTGTGCGTCTACTGCCAGGAACTTTACGATGACCCTGACGTGTTCAGGAGTCACATGGACGAGGAACACCACACCTTCAATATAAAAGTAGCGTTTCACAACTTGCCGAAACTTGAATTCATAAAGGCGGACCTCACGGATTTGAAATGTAGACTCTGTTCCCAACAATTCGAAAGCCTAGAAACTATAGCGGAACATCTCAAGCAAGTGCATAACGAAGCGATCGATTCTAATGCTAGACTAGGTGTGATGCCGTATGTTCTACGCAGAGACGCTTTCAACTGTGTCGTTTGCGGGAAGAGTTGTCCGTCGCTTTTCCACCTGAACAGACACACGATAACACATTTCTTGAGCTACGTGTGCCATTTCTGCGGCAAGAGTTACGTAGCAACGACGGGCTTGTTGAGACACGTTCGTTCCAAACACCAAGAGTACAAAGTATCGTGTAGACGTTGCGGTAAAGTTTTTCCAAACATGGAAGCGAAGGAGAAACACAGGAGAACGGAGAAATCTTGTATGGCGTACTGTTGCTCGAAATGCCCGGAGAGATTTCACGATTGGAAGATTAGGAAACGACACATGGAAACAGAACACGGACAGAGCAAGCGTATTGACCGTTGTGCCGACTGCAACATAACGTTCAGCAAGGGCAGTGCATATTACcaacattttaaacttaaacattCGAAGGACTGTGTCATTTGCAAACACTGCGGCATGAAGTTTATCTGTCGGTCACGATATAAAAGACATTTGTCCACCCATGTTAGTTATACGTCGTAA
- the LOC113395900 gene encoding zinc finger and BTB domain-containing protein 41-like isoform X14 produces MASKTTEWRPGPTVCRCCLTEGCYKDISTEYFWMGKREVYAEMLSETFDLSIAYSQSGGPNSHSRLICEPCISRLRDAADFKRQVQECERTFMQYLDPGSSLAELEVGVDLDKEVKVERVKEEKEQSDDDEFDDRPDFGDDDDYDDLDDQPLTKLASKVPKKESVDVLDLIDNAKVTVKRKSSSKTKVTPAKKAKTKKDIATSSKEKPEPRKKKDVIRPLSLARRNAEVMVKYSTAYPFRLPETSLMCVYCCESYADSSHFRKHMDEEHETFKVETAFAHCAYEGYLKVDCTDLRCRICKKAFKKLDEIAKHLNDVHDQKINLEFHLGIQPFKFENDKLLCGICDKNFPCLRQLSRHMSSHYQNFTCEECGKSYTTNGSLQQHMRFSHITNERICRRCRQTFSSLEAKREHVESSPKCWSYHCFVCALRFMKWSAKEEHLISVHGQAKKTHCCPECGKVFTSRNSYRVHFATTHAGISFVCSWCGRKFSTKRHLEQHTVIHTGLKLFECLVCSKSFPRKANLNQHMWIHSEFKRFECSMCNKQFNQRVSYKSHMKTHHPESEIF; encoded by the exons ATGGCATCAAAAACTACGGAATGGCGACCGGGGCCTACTGTGTGCCGATGTTGTCTTACTGAAGGATGCTACAAAGACATTTCAACCGAATATTTTTGGATGGGCAAGAGAGAAGTGTATGCTGAGATGTTGTCTGAAACATTTGATTTAAGT ATCGCGTATTCGCAATCTGGTGGGCCGAACAGCCACAGTCGACTCATATGCGAGCCGTGTATATCGAGGCTACGTGATGCGGCGGATTTCAAGAGGCAGGTCCAGGAGTGCGAGCGTACTTTCATGCAATATCTAGACCCGGGTAGCTCACTGGCGGAGTTGGAAG TGGGAGTAGACCTCGACAAGGAGGTGAAAGTGGAGCGAGTTAAGGAGGAGAAGGAACAGAGCGATGATGATGAATTTGACGACCGGCCCGATTTTGGTGATGACGACGATTATGATGACC TTGACGACCAGCCTTTAACGAAATTGGCGAGCAAAGTACCGAAGAAGGAATCGGTCGATGTCCTGGACTTGATCGATAACGCTAAAGTTACTGTTAAGAGGAAATCTTCGTCTAAGACGAAAGTAACGCCCGCGAAGAAGGCTAAGACGAAAAAGGATATCGCGACGTCGAGTAAAGAGAAGCCCGAGCCGAGGAAGAAGAAAG ACGTGATTCGTCCGTTATCCCTCGCGAGACGCAATGCCGAGGTCATGGTGAAATACTCCACAGCGTACCCGTTCAGATTGCCGGAGACGTCACTGATGTGCGTATATTGTTGCGAGTCATATGCAGATTCGTCTCATTTTAGAAAGCACATGGACGAAGAACACGAAACCTTCAAAGTAGAAACCGCATTCGCGCACTGTGCCTACGAAGGCTATCTGAAAGTAGACTGCACAGATCTACGCTGTAGGATATGCAAGAAGGCGTTTAAGAAACTGGACGAAATAGCCAAACATTTAAACGACGTACATGACCAGAAAATCAATTTGGAATTCCATTTGGGTATACAGCCCTTTAAGTTTGAAAACGATAAGCTCTTATGTGGGATATGCGATAAAAATTTTCCATGTCTCCGCCAACTAAGTCGGCATATGTCGTCTCATTATCAGAATTTCACTTGTGAGGAGTGCGGAAAGTCCTACACGACGAACGGTTCGCTACAACAACACATGAGATTCTCTCATATAACGAATGAACGGATTTGCAGACGATGCAGGCAGACATTCAGCTCATTGGAAGCGAAACGAGAGCACGTCGAGTCCTCACCTAAATGCTGGTCGTATCATTGTTTCGTTTGTGCTCTGAGATTTATGAAGTGGTCGGCAAAGGAAGAGCATTTGATAAGCGTACACGGTCAAGCGAAAAAGACCCATTGCTGTCCAGAATGTGGCAAGGTTTTCACATCGAGAAATTCATACAGAGTTCATTTCGCAACAACTCACGCTGGGATAAGTTTCGTCTGTTCTTGGTGTGGGAGAAAATTTAGCACGAAACGACATTTGGAGCAGCACACAGTTATCCATACAGGATTAAAACTCTTCGAATGTCTGGTTTGTTCCAAATCGTTTCCGAGAAAGGCGAATTTAAATCAACACATGTGGATACACAGTGAATTTAAAAGATTCGAATGTAGTATGTGCAATAAACAGTTTAATCAGCGTGTTAGTTATAAGTCTCATATGAAAACCCATCATCCCGAATCGGAAATCTTTTGA
- the LOC113395900 gene encoding gastrula zinc finger protein XlCGF57.1-like isoform X8, translating to MASKTTEWRPGPTVCRCCLTEGCYKDISTEYFWMGKREVYAEMLSETFDLSIAYSQSGGPNSHSRLICEPCISRLRDAADFKRQVQECERTFMQYLDPGSSLAELEVGVDLDKEVKVERVKEEKEQSDDDEFDDRPDFGDDDDYDDLDDQPLTKLASKVPKKESVDVLDLIDNAKVTVKRKSSSKTKVTPAKKAKTKKDIATSSKEKPEPRKKKDKNDAYFMARRNAEFIVKFTTAYPFRLPEDSMVCVYCCESYDDPSMYRKHMDEEHQTFNLRMAFVHCTEGYIKADCTELRCRLCTEPFDNLEDVAQHLYHKHEQPLDLTFELGMQPFKLEKDKLACAICNSKSLCLRQLSRHTQSHFLKYTCEACGKSYSTITTLKHHITYTHTGQERICRKCKKTFTSLTEKREHLNESKKCWSHLCNICGERFLTWNIKQSHMTDVHGAPKKTYICPECGEVFPDRKKYRVHFKILHTDDNFICTCCGLKFDTKRNLENHRVIHTKEKLFPCPVCSKSFPRKKNLVQHMWIHSELKRFSCTLCNKQFNQRVSWKTHMKSYHPDLVDFQGMQNNNAKMVLTVLKNDE from the exons ATGGCATCAAAAACTACGGAATGGCGACCGGGGCCTACTGTGTGCCGATGTTGTCTTACTGAAGGATGCTACAAAGACATTTCAACCGAATATTTTTGGATGGGCAAGAGAGAAGTGTATGCTGAGATGTTGTCTGAAACATTTGATTTAAGT ATCGCGTATTCGCAATCTGGTGGGCCGAACAGCCACAGTCGACTCATATGCGAGCCGTGTATATCGAGGCTACGTGATGCGGCGGATTTCAAGAGGCAGGTCCAGGAGTGCGAGCGTACTTTCATGCAATATCTAGACCCGGGTAGCTCACTGGCGGAGTTGGAAG TGGGAGTAGACCTCGACAAGGAGGTGAAAGTGGAGCGAGTTAAGGAGGAGAAGGAACAGAGCGATGATGATGAATTTGACGACCGGCCCGATTTTGGTGATGACGACGATTATGATGACC TTGACGACCAGCCTTTAACGAAATTGGCGAGCAAAGTACCGAAGAAGGAATCGGTCGATGTCCTGGACTTGATCGATAACGCTAAAGTTACTGTTAAGAGGAAATCTTCGTCTAAGACGAAAGTAACGCCCGCGAAGAAGGCTAAGACGAAAAAGGATATCGCGACGTCGAGTAAAGAGAAGCCCGAGCCGAGGAAGAAGAAAG ACAAAAATGATGCGTATTTCATGGCGAGGCGCAACGCGGAGTTTATCGTGAAATTTACAACAGCGTACCCGTTCAGGCTTCCCGAAGATTCTATGGTTTGTGTGTACTGTTGCGAGAGCTATGACGATCCCTCGATGTACAGGAAGCATATGGACGAGGAACACCAGACATTCAATCTTCGAATGGCTTTCGTTCACTGTACCGAGGGTTATATTAAAGCTGATTGTACGGAATTACGTTGTCGCCTCTGTACGGAACCGTTCGATAATCTAGAAGACGTTGCTCAACATTTGTACCATAAACACGAACAGCCCCTAGATTTAACATTCGAACTAGGTATGCAACCATTTAAATTGGAAAAGGATAAATTAGCATGCGCCATTTGCAATTCGAAATCTTTGTGCCTAAGACAATTGTCAAGACATACTCAGTCGCATTTCTTGAAATATACATGTGAGGCGTGTGGGAAATCATATTCGACTATAACCACTCTCAAGCATCACataacatacacacatacaggtCAGGAAAGAATTTGTAGGAAATGCAAGAAAACCTTTACGTCTTTGACGGAAAAGCGGGAACATTTAAACGAATCGAAAAAATGTTGGTCACATTTGTGCAATATTTGCGGGGAGAGATTCTTGACGTGGAACATCAAACAGAGTCATATGACGGATGTCCACGGAGCCCCAAAGAAGACCTACATATGCCCTGAGTGCGGTGAAGTATTTCCGGATCGTAAGAAATATcgtgttcattttaaaattctacACACGGACGATAATTTCATTTGTACTTGCTGTGGTCTGAAGTTTGACACTAAACGCAATTTAGAGAATCATAGAGTGATACATACGAAGGAGAAACTGTTTCCTTGTCCTGTCTGTTCGAAGTCATTTCCGAGGAAGAAGAATTTAGTTCAGCACATGTGGATACACAGTGAACTGAAACGTTTTAGTTGTACGCTGTGCAATAAACAATTTAACCAACGGGTTAGTTGGAAAACTCATATGAAATCATATCACCCAGATCTAGTTGACTTCCAAGGCATGCAAAACAATAATGCGAAAATGGTACTAACTGTTTTAAAGAACGACGAATAA